The stretch of DNA CATTACAATTTCTTAAACCATCTTTCATATTTGCAAGTCCCCCAAATACCGCTGCTGATTCTGACATTGAATCAGAAACACAAGGAGTTGGTTCTTTAAAGTGTCTTGTAAAGTATGATCTAAAGTATGCAACACAACCATGTGAACCATGTACATATGGCATTGTGTTTTCAAAACCTAAACCAACCATAATAGCACCCAATGGTTGACAAGCTTTTGCAGGGTTAACTGTAATAGCTTCTCTTGCTAGATTTTTTTCTCTATAATCCCAAGATTTTGTCCACTCAGCAATTTCTGCAACTTTTTCAGGTGCAACAGCACCAGCAGCACTTTCGAATTCTTTTTTATTTTTTAAAACTTCTTGGTATTCAGGCTTTAAAAAAAGTTTTTGTCCGTTTACTATATTATCTAAATCTTGCATAGCCTTCTCCTTACGCTTCTTTTTCCCATGGAGCTTTTGTGTGGTTCCATACTGGTGAGTTAATCGCTAAATCCATATCTTTTGCGAAAATTGCAAAAGCGTCATATCCATGATAAGGACCACTGTAATCCCAAGAGTGCATTTGTCTAAATGGTAATCCCATTTTTTGGAATACATACTTCTCTTTTACCCCAGCTGCAACTAAGTCTGGTCTTAATTTTTTAACGAAAGCTTCTAATTCATACTCATTTGCATCATCGTAAATAAGTGTTGATCTTTCGATTTCGTCTTTAGTTCTTTTATAGTCATCTCCGTGTCCGAACTCATATCCAGTTCCGATTACTTCCATTCCTAAATCTTCATAAGCTCCAATAACGTGTCTTGGTCTTAATCCACCAACATAAAGCATAACTTTTTTACCCTCTAACATTGGTCTATATTTAGCAATTACAGCGTCAGTCATTGCAGTATATTTTGCAATTACAGCTTCAGTTTTTGCTTGAATTGTTTCATCAAAGAATGAAGCAATTTTTCTTAAAGACTCAGTTGTTTTTGTAGGTCCAAAGAAGTTATATTCCATCCAAGGTACATTGAACTCTTGTTCCATGTGTCTAGCAATATAGTTCATAGATCTATAGCAATGTAATAAGTTTAATTTTGATTGAGGAGCAATAGCTAACTCTTTATAAGAAGCATCTCCCGACCATTGAGCAATAACTCTTAAACCCATTTCTTCTAAAATTAATCTTGTTGACCAAGCATCTCCACCGATGTTGTAATCCCCAATAATTGATACATCATAAGGAGTTGATTCGAAATCTTTTCTATAAGAAGTATCTGGCATGATATAATCTCTAATCATGTCGTTCGCAATGTGGTGACCAAGTGATTGAGAAACCCCTCTAAAACCTTCACATGAAACAGCTATTGTTTGATGTCCAGTCTCTTTTTTATGCATTTTAGCAACTGCATGAATATCATCTCCAATTAATCCAATTGGACATTCTGATTGAACAGAAATTCCATTATTTAATGGGAATAATTCATCAATTTCTTGAAGTGCTTTTTTAAGTTTTTTATCTCCACCAAATACAATATCTTTCTCATTAAAATCAGTAGAAAAGTTCATAGTAACAAAAGAGTCAATACCAGTTGTTCCTATATAATAATTTCTTCTTCCACCTCTTGAATATTGTCCACATCCAATTGGTCCATGAGAGATATGAATCATATCTTTAATTGGTCCCCAAACAACCCCTTTTGAACCTGCATATGCACATCCTCTTTGAGACATTACACCTGGTACTGTTTGTTTGTTACTTCTTGTTGTATCACAAGAACCTTTTCCTGTTTCAGGCGAATCTACACCTAAGTGTTTAGCTCTACTTTTTTTAGCCTTGTCTGGATATGCTTCTAGTACTTCAGCTATCGCTTCTTTTTGAAGACTTTCTAATGTTTCTGGTCCCATAATTTCTCCTTTTAAAGAAAAAGTAGCTTACGCTACTTTAACTCTGTATAGATTCATGTCATCTAATTTTCTACAAACTGCTTTAGTTGCATCACCATCTACGCTTTTTGAAATTTCAGAAATTTGGTATTTATTTGTGTAATAAACCATTTTAAAACCATCAATTTCTTTACATTCAGTATTTGTATAATAATCTACAAGTGCAGTGTGTAAAAAAGAACCCTCAGGAACAGAAATAGTTTCTAATTTAGCGCCTTCTCTTGTTTCACTTGTTAAAGTTACAGTTTTCCCTGAAGCATCAATACCTTCCTGTACTTTTTCAATAACTTTCTCAAAACTTACATTATTTCCTTCACTCGCTGGGAAGTGGTATCCACATACAAACATAATTTTCTCCTTACTACTATTTTTATTTTAATTTTTTGTTTTTTTAAGCTTAATTATTAAGCTTCTTCTGCTTTTTTACCAACATTTTCTAAGTCAGCTTCTTCTTCTAATCCAAATTCCATTAATAGGTTTTCTAAATCATCCATTTCTAATGGAGTTGGAATAACTTTTAAATCATTTGCAATGATTTTTCTTGCTAATTCTTTATATTCCATAGCTTGATCATGATTTGGTGAATATTCAACAACTGTCATTCTTCTTAACTCAGCTCTTTGAACGTGGTTAGATCTTGGAACGAAGTGAATTAATTGAGTACCAATTTGCATTGCTAAGTGTTTTGATAAGTCATATTCTTTATCAGTCATTCTCGCGTTACAAATAAGACCTGCAAGTCTAACTCCACCAGTATTTGCATATTTTAGAATACCTTTTGAAATGTTATTAGCAGCATACATTGCCATCATTTCTCCAGACATTACGATATAAATTTCTTGAGCTTTACCTTCTCTAATAGGCATAGCAAATCCACCACAAACAACATCTCCAAGAACGTCATAAGAAACGAAATCTAAATCGTCATCATAAGCACCTTCTTCTTCTAAGAAGTTGATAGCTGTAATAACTCCTCTACCTGCACAACCAACACCTGGCTCAGGACCACCAGACTCAGTACAATTGATATAACCTTCAGTTATTTCATTGTTATCGTAGTGGAATTCTCCAGCACCTGGTTTACATACATCTTCTAATTCTAAATCTTCAACAGTTCCCGCTTCAGAAGCTAATTGCATAATTGTTGATTGAGCTTTTTCATGTAAAATTAATCTTGTTGAATCCGCTTTTGGATCACAACCTACGATTAATATTTTTTGACCATAATAGTGACACATTGCAGCCAATGTATTTTGAGATGTAGTAGATTTACCAATCCCACCTTTTCCGTAAAACGCGATTTGTCTTAATGCTGACATTTTAACTCCTTTGATATATATGTTTACGAAATAGATAATTGCACTTTGTGTTCCACAGAAAAGATTTTTTATAAATTTTTATAATTTCTTTTAGAAAACCCTAAAATAGGAGATTAGATGCTAAGAAAAAATTAAAAATTTATTTTTAGGACATTTATTATCCGATTTTATTAGTGTAAATTATTTATATTATGTAGGTTTAAAATGAAAAAAAGAGTACAAAAAAGAGTTATATGATTTACAAGTTTGTATTATTTTTGAAGGTTGAAATTCAGCTGGTAAAGATGGTATTATAAAAAGATTCTTTTTTTACTTCCACTTTTAATATGGAAGTTGCTAAAACAATTTTGTTACCATTTTTGTTTTTCATTGTCTTAATGGGAATTATCAATTATATTTATTATAAAAAAGCATCAAAAGTTATAGGTTTGAGCTAGAAGATTCAAAATAGGAACAGCAGTTACCTTTTTTAACAGGTAAATATACAATCGAATCTGCAATTATCATATCAGCAGGAAGTAGCAATATATTAAAATCTATTTATACTTTTAGTATATGGTGTTTTACAATCTTAGTAAGATTTTTTCTTTAAGTTTTCTTACTAAAATGTGATACTTACACTTAACCCTTTATAATTCTTATTTTCAAATATAGTTTGACAATTATCAAAAGATAATAAGTATTTATGCATTTCAACAATAGTTTTATATGTGTTAGTTAGTCCTAATCCTGTACCTTGACTTTGATGTTTTGTTGTGAAATATGGCTCAAATATTTTAGGAAGTATTTTTTCGTCAATTCCTCCTGCATTATCTTGGATTTTTAGGTTAAGATGATTATTTGTATTAACTATTTTTATAATTATGACCCTATTCTCAACATTAGTTTCAATAAATGCTTCAATTGAATTATTTAGAATATTTTTAATTGCTTCAGAAAACTTAAATTTATCTATATAAATTTTATTATCAACTTTATAGTCAGTTATAATTTTTATATGATTTTTGTTTATAACTTTTTTCATATCATGTAAGATATCACTCATTATTTGACAAATACTATAAGATTTTTCAAGATTCTCAAAAGCAATATCATCAAAATTATTAATTATATTTGATAAATAATTTGTAATTTCTACAATTTTGCTCATATCATTATCTAAATTTGAAATATCATATAAATTTAGTTCTTTTTGTAGTTTAATTCCACTTGCAATAATAGAAATTGTACTTAATGGTTGTTTCCATTGATGTGATATATTTTGAATTAATTCATTTAGTGATTTAAACTTTTTTTCTAATTCTATGAGTTTTAAAAGAGTAAAATTTTTAATAATTAATAAAATCTCTTTTTGATTTGGCATCAAATTCATTGTAATATAAATAATCATTAATTTTTCATTTTTGGTAATAAAAGTAGTTTCAAAATTTTCTATATATTTTTCTTTAATTATAAGGTCCATTAACTCTTGGATTTTTTCTTTATTTTCCTTAGTAAATAAATCAAAAACAGAAATGTTAATAAGTTCATTGTAACTATATTCACTTAATTGTTTAAAAGAGTCATTAAATTTTATAAAATTTCCATCTAAATTTATTGTTGCAATTCCATCTTTTGAACTATAAAATATTGTTTCAAACTCTTGTTCTATTTTTTGTTCTTTTCCTAAATTAATAATTGTTATGTATAAAAGAGGAGAATCAGGTATTAGTTCAATTCTTTTACTTTTTATTAAAACATCTAAGGCTTTCGCATCTTTTGTTTTATGTTTTGTTGTAAATTTATCCCAACCTTTCTCTAAAATATTTTTTTGTCTTTTTTTCATCTCCTCATCTGTTATAAATTCTAAAGTCAAATCTTTGGGAGTAATTTGTCTCATTTCTTCTTCTGTGTAGTTATATAATTCTAAAGCTTTTTGATTGAATAAGATAAATTTTTGTGTTTTTAAATCAAGAATTAAGATAGCATCGAGTGATTCGTCAAATAAAGTAGATAATAGATTGATTTGTTGAGTATTCATAGAAATCCTTTCTATATAATTGTAATTATATAAAAATAAGATATTAATTATCTTATTAATCTCTTATTTTCTTATAAATTTCTATATTTTAATCATTTTATTCTATTTAAAAAAGGAAAGTTTTAAACTTTCCTTTTTATTTAATCTTTATATTTTTAGCTTTAACTTCGTTTTTACCAATAAACTCTTTTTCATTTGCATTTGAAACTATAAGTTTTGCTATTGTATCTGTATTCATGGCAACATCATGCGTTTGTGATGCAACAGCTGCATTTTGTTGAGTTTGTTGATCTAACTGATTTACAGCATCATTAATTTGTTCTATTCCTGTAAGTTGTTCTTTACTTGACATCTCTATATCTTGAATTAGATTTATAGTATTTGTTATATTTTGATTTAACTCTTTATATCCACTTATCATATGATTTGCTATTTCTTTACCTTGATTGGCCTTAGAAGTTGCATTTCCTACTATGTTTTTTATCTCTTTTGCTGCTTCTGCACTTCTACTTGCAAGATTTCTAACTTCTGCTGCAACAACTGCAAATCCTTTCCCTGCTTCACCAGCAGTTGCTGCTTCAACAGCTGCATTTAGTGAAAGAATATTTGTTTGAAATGCTATTTGGTCAATTACTGTTATTGCTTCATTTATTGAATTTACTTGAACATTTATCTCTTCCATAGCAACTGTTGTTTGGTTTGCTAAATTCTCTCCATCTTTTGCAGATTTTGTAACACTACTTGAATATGTAGCCATTTTTTGGATATTTTGCGTATTATTTCTGATATTTGATGTTATCTCTTCTAATGCTGCTGCTGTTTCTTCTAGGCTTGCTGCTGCTTCATTTGAACTGATATTTAATTTATCAACATTTACAAGAAGGATATTTGAGCTTTCATCTAATGTTAATCCATTTGATTTATTCTCAACTAACATATCATTTACAACATTTGCAAGACTATTTAATCCAACAGATACTTCTCCTAAATTATTTCCTGTAATTCTGTGTCTAAAGTCTAATTTCTGAAAAGCTATTAAAGCATCTGATATTTTATTTAAATCCCCATCAACTTTTGCAGATACAATTTCAAATAAGTCATTAACACCATTTTTAAGTTCTTCTATGCCTTCATTTTTAGTTGATTCAGTTATAGTTTGTTTCATAATTCCTATTTTTGCTAACTCAATAGCTTTTTTTACAGCATCAATTACTTTTTTAGCTTCAGTAATATCTTGAGCAAATTTAACAACTCTTGTTACTTTTCCACTTTTATTTTTTACAGGAGTATATGAAGCTTGAATCCAAACAGAGCTACCATTTTTATGAATTCTTTCAAACTCATTTATTTGAGATATTCCTTTATCTAAATTATTCCAAAATTCTGTATATTCTGTTGTAGTTGTATATGTTTTATTACAGAACATTCGGTGATGATTACCTACCACTTCATTTAATTTATAACCAAGAACATTTAAAAAATTATCATTTGCATGTATTATTGTCCCATCTGGTTTAAATGAAATAATTGCAAAATTTTCATCCATTGCAATTAATCGTCCTTTTTCTTCTTCTGTTTTTCCAATGTTTAGCATTATAATCTCCTTAAATTATTTTTATTAAAATGAAATGTTATCTTAATGATAATGTTATTTTAAAATAATAGTAATAAAGTGTATTAAAATAGTATCATTTTTTATTTTTTAGTAAAAAAATAATTTAGGATTTTATATTTTAATAAAAATATTATTTCTAAGAGTATTTTAGCGCATATTGAGTGAAGAATTTATAGATTTTCTACCTTGTAGAGTTTTTTTCTCTCTTTTGAAGAGGGAATATCTAATATTTTTCTATATTTTGTAATAGTTCTTCTAACCATTTTAAGACCAAACTTTGTTTCTATAAATTCTAAAATAGCTTCATCTGTTAAAGGAATCTCTTTATCTTCATAATCAACTAAACTTTTAATATAACTTTTTATTTGTGATGATGATAAATCTTTATCAACAGCATTTGTAAAAAAGAATTTTAATGGAAAAATTCCCAAATTACACTCTATATATTTATTTGATACAGCTCTACTTATTGTTGATTCTGCAAATCCTAATTCAGCTGCAATCTCTTGCATAGAAAAAGGTCGTAATTCTCCTCCAACAAAAAAAGATATTTGTTTTTCTACAATTATTAAAACAATTTTGTAAAGTGTTGATTTTCGTAAGTTTAGTAAATTTACTAAATCTTTTGCTTCTTTTAGTTTTTCTTTTATATTTTCATTTTTTGTAATAAATGGATTTTTAACTTTTATATCTGGGTAATAAGCATTGTTTATTTTTATCTCTATATCTTCATTGATTTCAACAAAGAAATCAGGGATAACTTGCACATTGTCATTTATATAATCAATGGCAGGAGGATTATTGAAATATTTTATAATATCTTTTGCATCATTAAATCTATGATGTGCTGCATATTTGTCAACATGAGCTATATCTTTTATGATTTTTTTAGTGAAATTATATAATTCATCGTCAATTTTTCTATCAATAGAATCTAACTGAAACAAAAATGATTCTTGCAAATCTAATGCCCCAACTCCACTTGGTTCTAGTCTTGCAAATCTTTGTCTTATTGATTCAACATACTCTTTATATACATTACAAGTAGTTGCTATTTTTTCCATATCTCCATCAAAGTATCCATTTTCATCTATATCACACAAAATTTCAAGTGCAACTTTTTTTGAATTTGGTGTTGGAAAAAGTGATTCATTTTCTATTTGATCGCTTAGTTTATCATTCAAAGAGTTTGAATAAAAAGCTAATGACTCAACAAATTCTCCACTTGTACCATTTGAAGTAAAGTTACTATAAAAATCTTTTGATTTTGTTACTTCCAAAAAAGGGTTTTCGTAAGACAAGTTTGTTAGGTACGATTCTAAATCTTGGATAGATGTTTGAAGCATTGGTAGCCACAACTTTAATGATAGGTTTAAGTTCTGCTTTTGCGCAGTTGATATTGAAAGTGAATTTGCCATAGAGTTATTTTGCCCAAATTCAAAAAGAATTTGGACGTCCTTTAGTATATTTTTTAATACTTTATTCTAATTACACCGTTTGGTTTAACTATTTTCATTTGGCACGATAATCTTGATTTCTCAGTATTTGTACCAGCACCAGCTTCTGCAATTACTTTTTTCTCTTTTTCATTGATTTCAGAGATAAATTCCATACCTTGCTCAATTGAAACTAAACATGTTCCACACTCACCGTCTCTACAACCAAATGGTAAAGCTGAACCAGATGCTTCAACTACATCTTGAATTGTACTTCCTGGTTTTACATTAATTGCTAAAAAGTCGTTTACGATTTCTACTCTTGTTGTCATTTTTTTTCCCTTATTTTAATTTGAATGGTTTTACTAAAATATCACCTTTAACTAACATCATTGGTGCTATTCTGATTTTTGGACTAATTGTAAATTGTTGACATTGTTCAGCTTCACTTGCAGTAATTGCTCCAAGTTTAACTAAAATATCTAACTCCTCATCTTCCATATAACTTGTTGGTTCTTCATCACTTAAGTTTTCAACCGAAATTAAACACTTAGAATAATCACCATTAGCCGCAAATGGAATTGGTACATTTTTTTCTTTAGCTAACCTAACAATAGGTTCACCAATTTTTGCATCATATACCCCATCAGTTACCGTGTCAAAATGCATAAAAATCACTTTTGCCATACTTTTCCTCCTTACTACTATTTAATAGACTTGTTTACTAAAATAAGATCACCAAGCCAAGTAAAAAAGTTTTCTTAAGCTCTTTTACTTGGCTTGAGCAAAAATTATTTTGAGTAATGTTTTTCCCTATGTTGTCTCATAAACTCAAGTTCTTCCTCAACTTCATCTCTATAATTTTCCATTGCTAGTAGTTCGTGTTCCCTACAACCTACTACTTCAATCAAAGCATTTAAATCTAAGAAATGAACTTCATAAACTCTGATTACTTGTAAAAATTCCCCTATTGATTTTATATATCCAATTGCACCTGCTTGAACCATAATTGTTCCAATAGGAGCATGTGGATATGTTCCATCATTTTTTATATCTTCAAGAAGTTTTACTTTTTGACCTATTCCAAATTTTGGTTTATCTTCATCTCTACCTGATCTTGATGCAGTTACGCTATCGTGTAAAATAGTATTTGCATCAACTATTTCTTTATGATTAACACCCACAACTTCCTCCTTGAGTTCCTGTTGTTCCAGTTCCACAAGATGAACAACCATCTAGTTTTCCTGTTTCATACATATTCCAAACATCAGCGGCACTTGGAGCATGACCAGTTTTGTAATCACCATAAACTCTAAGTAGTGAGAATTTTAAAAATTCCAATAGTTTGTTTTCATCTGCAATTGAATCAAGACCTTTTTTTATTAAAGTCCCGTACTCTTTCATCATATGAAATCTTTTAATATTAATTAGTTTTTGGTCAAACTCTAAACCAAAAAAATTAAAAAAATCTTCAGTATCTCTTAGTTTATAAAAATCATTTACAGTTTGCATTTTATATCCTTTATTACAAGTCTAATTCGTCTTTTAAAGTTTCAATCCAATCTTTGATTCTAGCTTTTGTTAAACTTTTTTCATTGTGGTTATCAATAGCTAAACCACAAAGTTTATCATCTATTTGAGCTAGTGAAAATTCAAATTTATATCCCTCAACAGGAACAAATCCAACAACAGTAGCACCTGCTTTTGTAAATGTTTTATGAAGTTTCCCTAACGCTGAACAGAAATGTTCACCATGTTTTACACAATCCCCTGCTCCAAAAAATGCAACAGTTTTTCCTGAGAAATCAATATTATCAGACTCTATTTCTAAAATCGGATCAACCCAAGAGTGGTGAACATCACCTTGTCCCCAAGTAGAACTTCCTAAAAATAAAATGTCATATTCAAGAAGTTGATCTACATTATCGAAGTCTTCTTCCATATTTATGATTTCATCAACATCAAACTCTTTTGCTAATGCTTTTGCAATAGCCATTGATGTACCACCAGCTGTTCCACAAAAAATTCCAATGTTTGCCATGTCTAATCCTTAAATGTTTTTATATTTATCATAAGTTTCTTGCGCATTTAAAAGAAACTTTTCACCCTCTTCTTCTAGTTTTTCATATTCTCTAAAAGAGTATCTATGGGCATCTTTGAAAAATTTTTCACAAAGAACAATTTTCCCTGCGAAAACTACAACTCTTCCAAATCCTTCATGACTCATTTCCATTACAACAGAAGCCATAACCCCAGTCATTTTTTCAAATGCAAGTGCAACTGCTTGGAAAATAAGTCTTATATCTTTAATTTGCATTTCGTCAATATCAGCGATAATAGGAATATTTTTTAAATCTTCTTTTGTTCTGATATATTTTTCAACTATTAGTTCTTCATTGCTTTTACCAGTCCAAGTTCCAAACTGGTCTAAAGCTCTTACTTGTCCAACTAAAGTTTCAATAAATAGTTTTTTAGCATCCATATTAGGCAGCCTTTTTTTCAATAATTTTTTTAATAAATGGAGGTGGATTTGTATTTAACATTGTTGTTAATTTTTTGATTTCTTCTTCGATAGAAACTACTTCTTTATATTTAATTGGAAATATTCCATTGTTTATGATTTTAGCAGCAGCAATTGCTCCAATATTTGTAAAATAAACAATATCTATACCTTTTAATAATTCAACAGTTTTATCTGTATCTTTATCTTCAATTTTTATGATTTCACAAACAGTTGTTGACTCTTTTCCTACTTCATAAACGGCAAATTGCTTTGCGCTTCCAAAATGAGAGTCTATATTTTCTAAATCACTTGTAGCAAAAGCGATTCTAACAGTTCCACTTGTTGGTTCGTTTGTTTGTATTTTTATACTTTTCATCTTACTATCCTAAAAGTTTGTATCTTGTGAAATATATGCAATTAGTGTTCCACAACTTAAATTTATTTACCTATGGCAAAAAGATAAAAAATATTGTTTTTTGTATTCAAAAATTCTTTACTAATATCATCAAAATAAGCTCCTATTCCACTGCAAGACAAGTTTAGAGAAGTACTTCTTAGATATAAAATTTGAGCAATAAATCCTGTTAAAATATAAGAATAAAAGTAATTGTGTCCTGCTTTACATGTAAAAAATATAGTAAATGCACTTTGTCCAGAAAGTTTTTGATTAAGAGCTAAAGTTGTCAATTTCTCAGTAAAATCAGCTTCATTTTCTAAGTTGGCATTTTTGTATAAACCTTTTTTTATTCCCTCAATATGATTATTTACAAAATAAATTTCTATACCAAAAGTATTTGCAAATTCAAAAATATCTTTTGTAATAAATAAAAAATCATCTTTTGAAATAGTTTCATTATTAAAAGCTCGAATTGAGCGTCTATTATTTATGGCATTTTGGAGATTTTCTTTTGATAAATCATTTAATAAATCAATTGCGAATATTCTTTCTAGTTCATCTTTTTGGCAATCATGATAAAAATCTTCTACAAATTTTTCTTTTAATTGATAATCACAAGCACAAACATTTATTATTGGAGTTCGTAACTTTTTTGGTTCAATAGTTTTTTGTGATTTAACAGTAATACTTGTATAAAATGATT from Arcobacter suis CECT 7833 encodes:
- a CDS encoding SagB family peptide dehydrogenase, with the translated sequence MQIYHDQTDINYKKYFNQANFIDYRTQPRAYKKYPHFYQRFNLDDYEELKFIKNIGKITATKTYGKEKVDLRANPSAGGLYPCELYIQIRAIKGFISGIYHYEPLENNLTLIHELSNDGVEFYFKEKEQKKFMFLISNAYFRTVWKYEKRAIRYLLLDTGHFLGSIFSALKLKNIECEIDFNFDKSALNEEFSFDNFESFYTSITVKSQKTIEPKKLRTPIINVCACDYQLKEKFVEDFYHDCQKDELERIFAIDLLNDLSKENLQNAINNRRSIRAFNNETISKDDFLFITKDIFEFANTFGIEIYFVNNHIEGIKKGLYKNANLENEADFTEKLTTLALNQKLSGQSAFTIFFTCKAGHNYFYSYILTGFIAQILYLRSTSLNLSCSGIGAYFDDISKEFLNTKNNIFYLFAIGK